In Apostichopus japonicus isolate 1M-3 chromosome 3, ASM3797524v1, whole genome shotgun sequence, a single genomic region encodes these proteins:
- the LOC139959009 gene encoding PDZ and LIM domain protein 3-like → MAYQGYQEEDDEPKMDRPVITDDDVQDAGEGLGSNPFTESVSFGKLETGEAPSIFSQKVTGSETVFGKKREQGPLKPSRRLPNVPKNHCIMCGNKIVGRFVSIRDNMIHNECFTCAVCNINIKGKGYFEANRDFYCKKHNPVDLQ, encoded by the exons GGTTATCAGGAAGAAGATGACGAACCTAAGATGGACCGTCCGGTTATTACTGATGACGATGTTCAAGATGCTGGCGAAGGCCTCGGATCAAATCCTTTCACTGAATCTGTTTCTTTTGGGAAATTGGAAACGGGAGAAG CGCCATCTATTTTTAGTCAGAAGGTCACTGGCTCGGAGACGGTCTTTGGGAAGAAGAGGGAACAAGGTCCACTCAAACCGTCTCGACGGTTACCGAATGTGCCCAAAAACCACTGTATAATGTGCGGGAATAAAATAGT tGGACGATTCGTCAGCATTCGCGATAACATGATCCACAACGAATGTTTTACGTGTGCCGTGTGCAACATTAACATAAAaggaaaag GTTACTTTGAAGCTAATCGAGACTTTTACTGCAAGAAACACAATCCTGTGGACCTGCAGTAA